A stretch of Clostridium formicaceticum DNA encodes these proteins:
- a CDS encoding glycosyltransferase family 39 protein, with the protein MIQKIVRNTVLSFYLLFFILVLIYGNFLRGPYLYQRPTLYLFFYGMLVCGGFIGVFYLLRKIDFLKSPKFFIPLLSLIAFAPRYVWVRLMNTMPAYDFLRFHNYAIALLQGDYDAYLEIRNVFPHLSGYPLVLSYIYRIFGDTVAVGKWFNVFCSIITAILLYLLVREVLGDIAGQMAGLIFALYPADIMYITLLASEHVFLALFLLSIYLFIRYSKINLKSWGLLKLFVIGAVMGMAHIIRPVASLLFPPMLAYLLFFQEVKKPMVGFLKEKGKILAMIFLGFVLTLGLLNLLYLDIVKVPLGKTAGGFNMYVGTDPERNGMWNPTAWQIIEEYDHDFDRVHGEAQRRAIERIKEDPTAFVELAEKKFAIQWTTDDYALYWSMLEVYPDTVFSLWIEENKETVDIVAQSYYMGIMMLALLGVWYSIKRKAGHSIGLPAMIVLVFAAAHVLLEVQSRYHHPVVPFFILTAVTALVYIMGDADKIGNGALRE; encoded by the coding sequence ATGATACAAAAAATAGTACGAAATACAGTACTTTCTTTTTATTTACTTTTTTTTATACTGGTACTGATTTATGGTAACTTTCTGCGGGGACCCTATCTTTATCAAAGACCTACTCTGTATTTGTTCTTTTATGGTATGCTTGTATGTGGTGGTTTTATTGGCGTTTTTTATTTGCTGAGAAAAATAGATTTTTTAAAAAGTCCAAAGTTTTTTATACCCTTGCTTTCCTTGATTGCTTTTGCCCCTAGATATGTTTGGGTAAGGCTGATGAATACGATGCCGGCATATGACTTTTTAAGGTTTCATAACTATGCAATAGCCCTTTTACAGGGGGACTATGATGCCTATCTGGAAATTCGCAACGTCTTTCCTCACCTGTCGGGATATCCTTTAGTACTTTCCTATATCTATAGAATCTTTGGTGATACTGTAGCAGTGGGGAAATGGTTCAATGTATTTTGCTCTATCATAACGGCAATTCTTCTATACTTATTGGTGAGAGAGGTCTTAGGGGATATAGCAGGACAAATGGCAGGATTGATTTTTGCCCTATATCCTGCAGATATTATGTATATTACCTTGTTGGCATCGGAGCATGTTTTTTTAGCCTTGTTCTTACTATCCATCTATTTGTTTATCCGATATTCAAAAATAAACTTGAAGAGCTGGGGATTGCTGAAATTATTCGTGATAGGAGCAGTAATGGGGATGGCCCATATTATCCGTCCAGTGGCTTCGCTGCTGTTTCCTCCCATGCTGGCATATCTGCTGTTTTTTCAAGAAGTGAAAAAACCTATGGTAGGTTTTTTGAAGGAAAAGGGAAAAATCCTGGCAATGATTTTTTTAGGGTTTGTTCTTACCCTTGGGCTACTGAATTTGCTTTACTTAGATATAGTAAAAGTACCATTAGGAAAAACAGCAGGAGGCTTTAATATGTATGTAGGTACAGATCCTGAAAGAAACGGTATGTGGAATCCTACTGCATGGCAAATTATTGAGGAATACGACCATGATTTCGACAGGGTTCATGGAGAAGCCCAAAGACGTGCTATAGAACGTATTAAAGAAGATCCTACTGCGTTTGTAGAACTGGCAGAGAAAAAATTTGCTATTCAGTGGACTACGGATGACTATGCTCTCTACTGGAGCATGTTGGAGGTTTATCCTGACACCGTCTTTAGCCTATGGATAGAGGAAAACAAGGAAACTGTTGATATAGTGGCGCAAAGTTATTATATGGGCATCATGATGCTGGCTCTTTTAGGAGTTTGGTACAGCATAAAAAGAAAAGCAGGGCATTCTATTGGGTTACCTGCTATGATTGTGTTGGTTTTTGCAGCTGCCCATGTGTTGCTAGAGGTTCAGTCTCGATACCATCATCCAGTGGTACCCTTCTTTATTCTAACAGCAGTAACGGCACTGGTGTATATAATGGGGGATGCAGATAAAATCGGAAATGGAGCGTTGAGGGAATGA
- a CDS encoding efflux RND transporter permease subunit, giving the protein MNLSKFAVRRPVTITMMMLVIILLGTISLTRLPLDLMPDIEIPVAIVSTTYSGVGPHEMENLVTRPIEDAVATVADLDTVTSMSSQGNSIVVARFDFGTNMDFAALEMREKVDMVRGRLPDDASQPMVMKLDMNAMPIVMLSLSNGEDLFALQALAEDTMKPRLERISGVASVSIVGDYVNEIEIKVNQQKLNAYGIGVDQLTQVVSASNINVPGGTVERGTEKLTIRTLGEFETVEEIGELPITLSSGSIIRLKDVAEVGLIQKEIESISRTNGKNGIGIQIQKQSGSNTVQVANSVNREVEKLRADYPEFEIVTIFDQSDYINDAIANVAKNALVGGALAILILYLFLRNIRSTMIIATALPISIIATFVLLYFNGITLNLMTLGGLALGVGMLVDNAIVVLENIYRYRMEGYSRVEAAIEGAKEVSMAVTASTLTTIAVFAPIVFVGGLTSILFGEFAMTVTLSLVASLVVALTFIPMLSSKILKVERIEEGEKSKKRKIFTGIYDLFDRCFAGLEKSYKKMLIWGLGHRKTLIFMTIVVFVGSVSSVFLVGAEFFPASDQGQIDVSVTLPTGSQLSETDETLQRIEAAIAPIEEIDIVYTTIGGGMGAGFASSSDNRGSMTVMLVGLSQRNRSADEVADEIRSLVRDIAGAEISVSSADGMAMGGASAPIEIKVKGDDLETLEEITEDFRRMIAQVEGTRDVKTSFSEGVPELQIHINKYEASTYGLTTAQVANSVRSFALGTTVSRFREDGDETNIIIRGEENIRQDLANLEQIGIQTPMGSTVPLNQVADMYITQGPTSINREDQHRVATVTSELSGRDLVSVTRDITALLEAYELPEGYFYQMGGENEQMVEAFADLLLAIVLAIILVYMVMASQFESLMHPFTIIMSIPLAFSGGFLGLFITGRTLNVPAFIGLLMLAGIVINNGIVLVDYINILRNAGKDRSEAITIAGPTRLRPILMTTLTTVLAMVPLALGIGEGAEAQAPMATTVVGGLLLSTVLTLLVTPIIYTIMDDLAMTVKRKLKRKGRETTAN; this is encoded by the coding sequence ATGAATTTATCAAAATTTGCAGTAAGAAGACCTGTAACGATTACAATGATGATGCTTGTGATAATACTACTGGGAACTATCTCTTTAACGCGCTTACCTTTGGATTTAATGCCAGACATAGAGATTCCTGTAGCAATTGTCAGCACTACTTATTCAGGGGTAGGCCCCCACGAGATGGAAAATTTGGTGACCAGGCCTATTGAAGATGCTGTAGCCACTGTTGCTGACTTGGATACAGTTACCTCCATGTCTTCTCAAGGAAACTCCATTGTTGTAGCAAGATTTGATTTTGGTACCAATATGGATTTTGCAGCCTTAGAAATGAGAGAAAAGGTGGATATGGTAAGAGGAAGGCTTCCAGATGATGCATCGCAGCCGATGGTAATGAAGCTAGACATGAACGCTATGCCCATTGTGATGTTGTCGCTTTCTAATGGTGAAGATCTCTTTGCATTGCAGGCATTGGCGGAAGATACCATGAAGCCAAGGCTTGAGAGAATTAGCGGCGTTGCTTCAGTAAGTATTGTGGGAGACTACGTTAATGAAATAGAAATAAAGGTAAACCAACAAAAATTAAACGCCTATGGCATTGGTGTAGACCAATTAACACAGGTGGTTAGTGCCTCTAATATCAATGTGCCAGGGGGCACGGTAGAAAGAGGAACAGAAAAACTAACCATCAGAACTCTGGGAGAGTTTGAAACCGTAGAGGAAATTGGAGAGTTACCGATAACCTTATCTTCTGGATCGATTATTCGACTGAAGGATGTGGCAGAGGTAGGACTGATTCAAAAAGAAATCGAGAGCATCTCTAGGACCAATGGCAAAAATGGTATAGGAATACAAATACAAAAACAATCAGGGAGTAATACGGTTCAGGTTGCTAATTCCGTTAATAGGGAAGTAGAAAAGTTACGGGCAGACTATCCAGAATTTGAAATTGTTACTATATTTGATCAATCTGATTACATCAATGATGCTATTGCGAATGTGGCTAAAAATGCTTTAGTGGGTGGTGCCTTAGCAATATTAATTCTGTATCTATTTTTAAGAAATATTAGAAGTACCATGATTATCGCAACTGCTTTACCTATTTCTATCATTGCAACCTTTGTACTGTTATATTTTAATGGCATTACGTTAAACTTGATGACATTAGGAGGATTGGCGCTAGGCGTAGGGATGCTGGTGGACAATGCTATTGTAGTGTTGGAAAATATTTATCGGTACAGGATGGAGGGTTATTCTAGAGTAGAGGCAGCGATAGAGGGGGCAAAAGAGGTTTCTATGGCGGTTACTGCATCCACCCTTACCACCATAGCAGTATTTGCACCTATTGTTTTCGTAGGAGGGCTCACCTCTATTTTATTTGGTGAGTTTGCTATGACAGTTACACTGTCTTTAGTTGCTTCTTTAGTGGTAGCATTAACCTTTATTCCTATGTTATCCTCTAAGATTTTGAAGGTAGAGAGAATAGAGGAAGGGGAAAAATCTAAAAAGAGAAAAATCTTTACAGGTATTTACGACCTATTTGATCGTTGTTTTGCTGGATTAGAGAAGAGCTACAAAAAAATGCTGATATGGGGTCTAGGACATAGAAAAACCCTTATCTTTATGACCATAGTGGTATTTGTAGGGAGTGTTTCCTCAGTGTTTCTTGTAGGGGCAGAGTTCTTTCCTGCTTCGGACCAAGGTCAAATAGATGTTAGTGTTACTTTACCAACAGGCTCGCAATTAAGCGAAACAGATGAAACACTTCAGCGAATAGAAGCTGCAATTGCTCCGATAGAAGAAATTGATATTGTTTATACTACGATTGGTGGTGGCATGGGAGCAGGATTCGCGTCAAGTAGTGACAATCGTGGAAGCATGACGGTCATGTTGGTGGGCCTTAGCCAAAGGAACAGAAGTGCTGATGAGGTTGCCGATGAAATAAGAAGTCTTGTTAGAGATATTGCTGGTGCGGAAATTAGTGTATCAAGCGCTGATGGGATGGCAATGGGCGGTGCTAGCGCACCTATAGAGATCAAAGTCAAGGGAGACGATCTAGAGACGCTTGAGGAGATTACAGAGGATTTTAGAAGAATGATTGCTCAAGTAGAAGGAACCAGAGATGTAAAAACCAGTTTCTCCGAGGGGGTACCGGAGCTTCAGATTCATATTAACAAATATGAGGCTTCCACCTATGGTTTGACAACAGCCCAAGTAGCAAATTCTGTAAGGAGCTTTGCCCTTGGTACGACGGTTTCCAGGTTTAGAGAAGATGGAGATGAAACAAACATCATTATCAGAGGAGAAGAAAATATACGACAGGATTTAGCTAATTTAGAGCAGATAGGCATCCAAACCCCTATGGGTAGTACGGTTCCGTTAAATCAAGTGGCGGATATGTATATTACCCAAGGGCCTACCAGTATCAATAGAGAAGATCAACATAGGGTAGCTACGGTTACCAGTGAACTTAGCGGCAGAGATTTGGTAAGTGTCACACGGGATATTACAGCTTTACTAGAAGCCTATGAATTGCCGGAAGGGTATTTTTATCAAATGGGGGGAGAAAACGAACAAATGGTAGAAGCATTTGCTGACTTGCTTTTGGCAATTGTGCTGGCTATTATCTTGGTTTACATGGTTATGGCTTCGCAGTTTGAATCATTGATGCATCCCTTTACCATTATTATGTCAATACCTTTAGCTTTTTCTGGAGGCTTCTTAGGGTTATTTATAACCGGAAGAACCTTAAATGTACCAGCCTTTATAGGGCTTCTGATGTTGGCAGGGATTGTCATCAATAATGGTATTGTATTGGTGGATTATATCAATATCTTAAGAAATGCAGGCAAAGACAGAAGTGAAGCCATCACCATAGCAGGCCCCACAAGATTGAGACCTATCCTGATGACAACACTAACAACGGTTTTAGCGATGGTTCCTTTAGCCTTAGGGATAGGAGAAGGTGCAGAAGCCCAAGCACCTATGGCCACAACTGTTGTGGGGGGATTGCTGCTATCAACGGTTTTAACCTTATTAGTAACACCTATTATTTACACAATAATGGATGATCTTGCTATGACTGTAAAAAGAAAGCTTAAAAGAAAAGGAAGAGAAACAACCGCAAACTAG
- a CDS encoding DUF4956 domain-containing protein, which yields MIDTINDIFMLNEIGTITTLREVIITILISFLLGWMISYTYIKTYKGRFYSQTFAQTLIIVGVVISIIIVAIGSNIARAFSLAGALSIIRFRSTIGDPRDIAFIFFVLGAGLASGAGLFIPAIVFVAMLCGLIFILYNLDYGAKKEKQKILKIMVPENLNFEGLFDDLLEKYLEEFSLMSIRTTNLGTMFELMYSIKSREGTEEKALMDDIRSRNGNLNVIILLDEQLMEI from the coding sequence GTGATAGATACTATAAATGACATTTTTATGTTGAATGAAATTGGTACCATCACCACATTACGTGAAGTGATTATTACGATTTTGATTAGTTTTCTTCTAGGATGGATGATTTCCTATACCTATATCAAGACCTATAAAGGCAGATTTTATTCTCAAACCTTTGCGCAAACTTTAATCATTGTGGGGGTAGTAATTTCTATCATTATCGTTGCCATCGGCAGCAACATTGCTAGAGCCTTTAGTTTGGCGGGGGCCTTATCTATTATACGGTTTAGGAGCACCATAGGGGACCCAAGGGACATAGCCTTTATCTTCTTTGTGTTAGGAGCAGGCTTAGCCTCTGGAGCAGGCTTATTTATACCAGCGATTGTTTTTGTTGCTATGTTATGTGGACTGATTTTTATTCTATACAATTTAGATTATGGAGCAAAAAAAGAAAAGCAAAAAATCTTAAAAATTATGGTTCCAGAGAATCTAAACTTTGAAGGGTTGTTTGATGATCTATTAGAAAAATATCTTGAAGAGTTTTCTCTTATGAGTATAAGGACCACCAATTTAGGCACGATGTTTGAGTTAATGTATTCCATTAAGAGTAGAGAAGGTACGGAGGAAAAAGCTTTAATGGATGATATTCGTTCTAGAAATGGCAACTTAAATGTGATTATTCTATTGGATGAACAACTAATGGAGATATAG
- a CDS encoding TetR/AcrR family transcriptional regulator, with translation MIVTMKQKEYLILEAAIKVFNQYGFYEAKISNIAEEAGVGKGTVYEYFDSKKQLFERSILYITEQYIVEAREIIKKEKTVKEKLVLLAQYHGEFIEKYVQAGELIISRNSIISEEMIYKIMEARNTVYDFIDVLIEEGIHNGELRGDIDKKIMLLTLWGAITENYQEKIFFQKLSAQDVDAVGIINSVFRGIAGNY, from the coding sequence ATGATAGTAACAATGAAACAGAAGGAATATCTAATCCTAGAGGCAGCTATCAAGGTTTTTAATCAATATGGGTTTTATGAAGCAAAGATTTCAAATATTGCCGAAGAGGCAGGCGTTGGCAAAGGAACTGTTTATGAATATTTTGATAGTAAAAAGCAATTGTTTGAAAGATCAATTCTATATATAACAGAGCAATACATTGTAGAGGCAAGGGAAATTATAAAAAAAGAAAAGACGGTAAAGGAAAAATTAGTTTTGCTTGCTCAGTATCATGGGGAGTTTATAGAGAAATATGTTCAAGCTGGAGAACTGATTATCTCAAGAAATAGTATTATATCGGAGGAAATGATTTATAAAATCATGGAGGCTAGAAATACAGTCTATGACTTTATTGATGTTCTAATAGAAGAAGGTATTCACAATGGCGAGTTAAGGGGAGATATAGATAAAAAAATAATGCTTTTGACCCTTTGGGGGGCGATTACAGAAAACTATCAGGAAAAAATATTCTTCCAAAAGCTTTCTGCACAAGATGTAGATGCCGTCGGTATCATTAACAGTGTTTTTCGAGGGATAGCAGGAAATTATTAA
- a CDS encoding competence protein ComK — translation MDRIEKILKDKEEIAALVPLYQQDLGNITKVMLQDEEVLLKHSITSVLYAICNYYALHLRLLRKKQQKLLNCKYYVPLPLSKNLLLFPIKTRIPKVKNDSSLAYVNYFQVKKLDLSKKALHLKNGKLIYCLNSAPILKKRYHQATLIAQLQEEYLPIKNVEATLKDLALLRDLLTDLITSFSSSG, via the coding sequence TTGGACAGAATTGAAAAAATATTGAAGGATAAAGAAGAGATAGCTGCTTTAGTTCCTCTGTATCAGCAGGACTTAGGAAATATCACCAAAGTCATGCTGCAGGATGAAGAAGTTCTCCTAAAGCATTCTATAACATCAGTCTTATATGCCATCTGTAACTACTATGCCCTCCACCTAAGACTTCTTAGGAAAAAACAGCAAAAGTTATTAAACTGCAAATACTATGTTCCTTTACCTTTGAGCAAAAACTTATTACTGTTTCCCATTAAAACAAGAATACCAAAGGTAAAAAATGATTCTTCACTTGCCTATGTCAACTACTTTCAAGTAAAAAAACTGGATCTTTCCAAGAAAGCACTGCATCTAAAGAATGGAAAACTAATCTACTGCCTAAACAGCGCCCCCATCTTAAAAAAACGTTATCATCAAGCAACACTCATTGCCCAGCTTCAAGAGGAATATCTACCTATAAAAAATGTGGAGGCTACCTTAAAGGATCTTGCGCTTCTTCGTGATCTTTTAACAGACCTTATCACTTCTTTCTCATCAAGCGGTTAA
- a CDS encoding glycosyltransferase family 2 protein — MKEKLISLVVPMYCENEVARECYKRLKKVMQENNISHEILFVNDGSKDNTLNILEEIAAEDKKVKVISFARNFGHQIAVTAGIKKATGDAVVVIDADLQDPPELIPDMLKLWQQGYHVVYGQRKKRRGETWFKLTTAKYFYRFLNKMTEVDIPVDTGDFRLMDRRVVDVFNSMPEKNRFIRGMISWIGFKQTALMYEREERFAGETKYPLKKMLKLASDGILSFSFKPIKWIEGTGLVVILLGILLMLYSGISWVRGTVSSIPGWLWLMVLLSGIHLFALGIIGEYLVRIYDEARRRPLYTVEKEINIE; from the coding sequence ATGAAAGAAAAATTGATATCCTTAGTAGTACCTATGTATTGTGAAAATGAAGTAGCTAGAGAGTGTTATAAGCGCTTAAAAAAAGTAATGCAGGAGAATAACATTTCACATGAAATTCTTTTTGTCAATGATGGTAGTAAAGATAATACCTTAAATATATTAGAGGAGATTGCTGCAGAGGATAAAAAAGTAAAGGTGATTAGCTTTGCCAGAAACTTTGGTCACCAAATTGCTGTAACTGCTGGCATAAAGAAAGCTACTGGGGACGCAGTGGTGGTGATTGATGCAGATCTTCAAGACCCACCAGAACTGATACCAGACATGCTGAAGCTGTGGCAGCAGGGATATCACGTGGTCTATGGACAGCGGAAAAAGCGAAGAGGTGAGACCTGGTTTAAGCTGACAACTGCAAAGTATTTTTATCGGTTTTTAAACAAGATGACAGAGGTAGATATACCTGTGGATACAGGAGATTTCCGTCTCATGGATCGCAGGGTGGTAGATGTTTTTAACAGCATGCCTGAGAAAAACCGTTTTATTCGGGGTATGATAAGTTGGATTGGGTTCAAACAGACAGCACTGATGTACGAAAGAGAAGAGCGGTTTGCGGGAGAAACAAAATATCCTTTAAAGAAGATGTTGAAACTGGCCTCCGATGGTATTCTCTCCTTTTCCTTCAAACCCATTAAGTGGATAGAAGGGACGGGATTGGTAGTGATCCTACTGGGTATTTTGCTGATGCTTTACAGCGGAATCTCATGGGTAAGGGGTACAGTCAGCAGTATACCTGGATGGCTTTGGTTGATGGTTCTGCTGAGTGGTATACACTTATTCGCCCTAGGGATTATAGGGGAATACCTTGTAAGGATTTACGATGAAGCAAGGAGGCGACCTCTTTATACTGTTGAGAAGGAGATTAATATAGAATAA
- a CDS encoding polyphosphate polymerase domain-containing protein produces the protein MAREVFNRYELKYLINDDVYRDLLTALRPYLSIDAHGDQEGYYTISNIYYDTEDNLFHQEKMLGQSFRQKLRLRTYNRANLNEQAFLEIKQKHDKVVNKRRTLIKLKDAYRFLSQKEPIQNPFSFEVSNQQILKEIDFLKNFYQLVPKMVLCYERQAFQVIEDPSIRITFDKNLRKREYNFRLEKGSHGDLFMDPNTFVLEVKLSERVPLWLARILSNFSCSMQGFSKYSNSQNNVEVMLNQKNII, from the coding sequence ATGGCAAGGGAAGTATTTAATCGATACGAGTTAAAGTATTTGATTAATGATGACGTTTATAGAGATTTGCTGACAGCCTTAAGGCCGTATCTTTCTATAGATGCCCATGGGGATCAAGAAGGTTATTATACCATCTCTAATATTTATTATGATACAGAGGACAATCTATTTCACCAGGAAAAAATGCTGGGACAGTCTTTTAGGCAAAAGTTAAGGCTCCGCACCTATAATAGAGCGAACTTAAATGAACAGGCTTTTTTAGAAATCAAACAAAAACATGATAAAGTTGTCAATAAAAGGCGAACTTTAATTAAGTTAAAAGATGCCTATCGTTTTTTAAGCCAAAAAGAACCTATACAAAATCCCTTTTCCTTTGAGGTTTCCAATCAACAAATTTTAAAGGAAATAGATTTTTTAAAGAACTTTTATCAACTGGTGCCGAAAATGGTATTATGCTATGAAAGACAGGCTTTTCAAGTAATTGAGGACCCTAGTATAAGGATTACTTTTGATAAAAATCTGAGAAAGCGTGAATATAACTTTAGGCTAGAGAAAGGCAGCCACGGGGATCTTTTTATGGACCCTAATACCTTTGTCTTAGAGGTCAAGCTAAGTGAAAGAGTGCCCTTATGGCTTGCTAGAATTTTGAGTAATTTTAGTTGCTCCATGCAGGGTTTTTCCAAATACTCCAACAGTCAGAATAATGTTGAAGTAATGTTAAACCAGAAGAATATCATATAG
- the galU gene encoding UTP--glucose-1-phosphate uridylyltransferase GalU codes for MKVKKAIIPAAGLGTRFLPATKAQPKEMLPIVDKPTLQYIIEEAVDSGIEEILIITGRNKKSIEDHFDKSIELELELEKKGKDDLLEEIRKISDMVNIHYIRQKEPKGLGHAIYCAKSFIGDEPFAVLLGDDIVDAKVPCLKQMIEVYNEYKTTILGVQRVPMEDVDKYGIVAGKHIEDRVYKVKDLVEKPAVPEAPSDVAILGRYIISPEIFNVLENTAPGKGGEIQLTDALKVLAQKEAMYAYNFKGKRYDVGDKLGFLQATVEFALKREDLKEEFYQYLTGIVNREKDKVVKEIAVAVDQAIS; via the coding sequence ATGAAGGTAAAAAAGGCGATTATACCAGCGGCTGGGCTAGGGACAAGATTTTTACCGGCTACGAAGGCACAACCTAAAGAAATGCTACCTATTGTAGATAAACCCACATTACAATATATTATTGAGGAAGCTGTGGACTCTGGCATAGAAGAAATACTCATCATTACAGGGAGAAATAAAAAGTCTATCGAAGACCACTTTGATAAGTCTATCGAACTAGAGCTAGAATTAGAAAAAAAGGGAAAAGATGATTTGTTGGAGGAGATAAGAAAAATTTCTGATATGGTAAATATCCACTATATCCGGCAAAAAGAGCCAAAGGGCTTAGGACACGCCATTTACTGTGCTAAGAGCTTTATAGGAGACGAACCCTTTGCAGTTCTTTTAGGAGATGATATTGTAGATGCAAAAGTACCTTGTCTAAAACAAATGATAGAAGTATATAATGAATATAAGACAACCATCTTAGGGGTACAGCGGGTGCCTATGGAGGATGTAGACAAGTATGGGATTGTAGCGGGAAAGCATATAGAAGATAGGGTATATAAGGTAAAGGATTTGGTAGAAAAGCCAGCAGTGCCGGAAGCACCTTCTGATGTAGCCATCTTGGGAAGATATATTATTAGCCCTGAAATATTTAATGTATTAGAAAATACAGCGCCCGGTAAAGGCGGCGAAATTCAGTTGACAGATGCTTTAAAGGTCTTAGCACAAAAGGAAGCGATGTATGCCTACAATTTTAAAGGCAAGAGATATGACGTAGGAGATAAGTTAGGTTTTCTACAGGCTACTGTAGAATTTGCACTAAAGAGAGAGGATTTAAAAGAAGAATTTTATCAATATCTTACAGGAATTGTTAATAGAGAAAAGGACAAGGTTGTGAAGGAAATTGCTGTTGCAGTAGATCAAGCGATTAGCTAA
- a CDS encoding GtrA family protein, with translation MMGKIKHYFSYLLFGVLTTLVNLVIYKILVDVGLHYSISTTIAFVVAVMVAFYTNRRWVFSTTDKGFIKEMSLFFTVRIGTYVFDLVGLIVLIQLFHMEEFISKLIVNAGVVLLNYILSKRVVFKTTNTRKVAS, from the coding sequence ATGATGGGTAAAATCAAACACTATTTCTCCTATTTATTGTTTGGCGTATTAACAACCTTAGTAAATTTAGTGATTTATAAGATTTTAGTAGACGTAGGTTTACACTATAGTATAAGCACGACAATAGCTTTTGTTGTAGCAGTGATGGTAGCTTTTTATACCAATCGCAGGTGGGTATTCTCTACTACCGATAAGGGGTTTATAAAGGAAATGAGTCTATTTTTTACTGTACGGATTGGGACCTATGTTTTCGATTTAGTAGGATTAATTGTCCTGATTCAATTATTCCATATGGAGGAATTTATCAGTAAGCTTATCGTAAATGCTGGAGTAGTTTTATTAAATTATATTTTAAGTAAAAGGGTGGTATTTAAGACCACTAACACAAGAAAGGTAGCTTCTTAA
- a CDS encoding COG2426 family protein, protein MGFFTKFLEFMTIELTVLLTAAMPIIELRGAIPVGISLGMSPLHAFAISFIGSILPVPIIIFGTRPIFKLLKQTRVFKGFIEKITKKTMLRSGKIQRYGFWGLILFVAIPLPGTGVWTGSLASVLLDMRIKLAFPAILIGNLIAGLAVMSLSHGVVRTLNLMQGMF, encoded by the coding sequence ATGGGTTTTTTTACAAAATTCTTAGAATTTATGACAATTGAATTAACAGTATTGCTAACAGCTGCCATGCCAATTATCGAGTTAAGAGGCGCTATACCTGTGGGGATTTCTCTGGGGATGTCCCCTCTTCATGCCTTTGCTATTAGTTTTATTGGCAGTATATTGCCGGTGCCAATCATTATTTTCGGTACAAGACCGATTTTTAAACTATTAAAACAAACAAGGGTATTCAAAGGATTTATAGAGAAGATCACAAAAAAAACGATGCTGAGAAGTGGCAAGATTCAGCGATATGGCTTCTGGGGTTTGATTTTATTTGTGGCAATACCATTGCCGGGAACGGGAGTATGGACAGGTAGCTTGGCATCAGTGCTTTTAGACATGCGAATCAAGCTAGCTTTTCCTGCTATCTTAATAGGCAATCTTATAGCAGGCTTAGCAGTGATGAGTTTAAGTCATGGGGTAGTTAGAACCTTAAACTTAATGCAAGGAATGTTCTAG